ACAGTGCTCGGTCCTTACACATGACTTGCTCTAAGCAATACTGTCCTCTAAGACTCAAGGCCAAGCAGTTTCTTCTCTCCCCGCCTCATCTCCTTCCCATCCTCAGTCTCTCTTGGACATTTGTCCTCAACTGATCCCCACCTCCAGAGAAGCCCCAATGGGCTTCCTTCACCATGGAGAGCCCCcaactgccctccctccctccctcagaacCCCTACCTCACCATGTGGGGGTGGAGTTCTCAGTAGGTCCTCTTCACCCTACCCTGAAGTTCCCCCAACTGTGTGTAAAAGCCTCGTTTTCTGCCTCCCTGGATCCCATTCTCCCTAGCTCTTCTCTGGGACCCTTTCCAGAGAGTTCCAGGGCTGCCTGGCCCCTAGACTTTCTggtctcctggaaccttggctcTCTGAACCCTGAGTCTTTCTTCAAAGCCCTGTCTCCTGATTAAGCCCCGCCCCATGCCAAGTTCCTCCCTTTCCAGCCCAAACCCCACCTCTGACCCCCAGCACAGCTCATTTCTGCGTGTCAGGAATTTTCAGTGTGAAGTGGATCTTAAgtgtagaggaaaaaaaaaaaaaaagaaagagactctCCTTGAGTGGGTGGAATTAATTTCCACACTGGCAAGGACCCCTCCCACCGTTTCTTGGCTTTCTTCTGGGCACTCCCTCATGGAGCCTAGCCTTGTTGGTCCAATAAGCCTGGGGGCAAGTGggctgtgccaggaagtcagttTTCCTTCATCCAACCCCACCACTGCTTTGGATCCCAAGGGCCTGACAACCAAACATGCTGACACTCCCTCCCCAGCCTGTGTGCGGCTGTGTACCACCCAACTAATTACATCCATTCGCACTCCTGACAGTCTGCTTACCACACAACCTAAGTCAGGTGCTGTCCTTGGCATGTCTGGCCTGGGAGTCTCAGacttcaggaagcagaagggttGGCCCTTTGGCCCTCGGGGCAGGGTCCACTCAAGGTCATTGGCAAGGTGAAGGGTGAGTTGGAATCCTCTTCCCAAGAGTCAGCTTTATGGCTCTGGAGTCAGCGTCCCAACCTTACACTTTAAGCTGGTCAGGGCAAGACTTGGGTATGGTCCAGCCTCACTAATACCCTGGTCAGGGGTTTGAGGGGAGAAACACCCACCATGAGAAAACTAGAGTAAAGCTAGCTTCCCTATCCCTGCCTGCAGCAAgggtctttcttcttcccagggCATGAAGGCTGATGTGAAGGTCACTCAGCTAAGAGACTGATGTGAACCCTGAGCTAGAGTCCGGGGTGCTCCCCGGGGCATCcctgggtggtgatggtggcatCAGCGGCATCTGCAGAAGCAGCGGCCCCAGTATGCAGGCCTGGCAGCACAGCTCAGCCTCAGGCCTGCAGGGCAGGGAGGAGATCTGTCTCCAGCTTTGGTGCACAAGCCTTTGATAACACTAGTCTCCAGAAGCCCTGCCAGGCCCTGCGGGACTCCCTGCTCAGATTTCAGACAGAGAACACTGGGTACATGTTTACTGGCCTTCTGACAACCCTTGGTGAACATTCTCCAGAAGTAACCTAACAGGGCTCAGGTATGGGACATATTCCCCTGCCCCAAACCCTCCTACCAAAACAATGACAGCCACTGACCAGCAGGCAAAGGGTGCCAGGACAACCCCAGAAAGTGACAGAGGTCACACTTCCCTATATCCTGTACCTGTTAGTGTGGGGAAGGGGCTCTAAGATTCCAGAGCTGATTCCAAAAGGAAGCTCTACCCTACCAGTAAGCACTCGATAACTCCTACTCTATTTAAAAGCCTGCTGGTTGCCTCCACTGTTGTATTTGAAACCTGTGTTCACCCACTTCTCCCGCCCCCTGAAACCGAACCTTCTCACAGATGCTTGTAGAACAACTGTAGTCCGTGGCAGAGAGTTCTGACCTCTCATCTCCAAGACCCCAGGCAGCCGGGCAGGCTCCAACACTGGCTAGACTCAAAAAGCTGAAGACTGCTTCTTGAGCCTGGCAGAGGCCCAGGCAGGGAGACTGCCCAGGGCACCCAGGACGAGCAGATGGCTTTTCTGACCCAGGCTTAAAGGACTGACTGTTGAAAAGGGAATGTATGCAGCCCAAGATTCCCATCAAGGCTTATTCCGTTTCTTCTGGGAATAGGCTGCTTCCCTGGCAAAGCACAGCAGGTGCTGGCCTGGCCACCTCTGAAAATGATTCAACACAGGACCTAACACAGAATTCTAGGCCCGCTCCATGGCCTCCAGCCAAGGCCACATCCGGCCTGACTACTGCCTGAGGTCCCAGAACCTGCCAGTTCTAGTTCAGACTCATCTTGCCCACAAGGCCAGATAGCAAGCCAGAGCCTCAGGAGTCCCCTCTGTTCACTGGCCTGGTGCTGAAAGCCAAGTCTGGGCTCTAGCACactccctaccccccccccccccaatattctCCACAGCCAGCGTGTCCCCGAATTAGCCCTCAGTAGTACTGGGTTCTACTGGTCTAGCTAGCTCCGTCGCCAAGGTCCCAATTCAGAAACAGTACAGAGCACACCAATAGAGATCAAGGCCCAAAACaactttatttgtatttcaactTTGGCTCCCAGCTGCCTAGCCCAGGATGAGGGCAGCAGAGGCCAGCCAAAACCAGTCAGTCATCCTACCTCTACCCCAGGCTGAGGCATGCCTTCCCAGGAGGGCGGGGTCAAGCCCTAGGTAACCCCCCAGGTTCATAGTTTTGCTTCTGTCCTCTTGCTCCTTCCTGCTCACCTTCAGGCCTTTGCCAGGCCAGAGTTGGAGGGGCAGTAGAACGTGGTGCCATCCCCAAGCTGGGTGATGGGTCTGGGTCAGAGCAGGTTTCTGGGAGGGATCCTAAGACCCATTTGCCTGCTTCAGAGTACTGCCCACACAGCAAAGGGCGGCAGGACAAGACAATCCATCTCAGCAGCTATTAAACCAGTAGGGGCCTTTGAAGGCAGCCTCGTGTACTGGGTGGGCCTTGGCCTCCTTCAGACAGGCAGAGGGCAGCAATCTGAACCCAGGGTGAGGAACCACAGAACAGAACAGCTGGACAAGCTCCAGCCAGGTCTCCCCCAAGGGTCCAGCAACACTAAGCGAGTGTGACTATGTGTGAGTGGGGCAGGTGGAGGGATGGGGCTGGCTGGCTTCCTCTACTGGACTCTGATCCAGTTCCCTGACAGTGGAGAAGGAGCAAGTTAGAGTACGACAGCATTGGCAAAGCCGACCCTATTGTTGTCTCTGTCAAACACAGTGTAGTAGGAACCAATGAAGACATCGCCCAGGATCCAGAGCGGCCCACTGGGAGGGGGTATGTCCATTCCCATGAAGCCACTCAGGCAGATTGTCTTTCCACCCTGCGATACCTGTAAGGCCAGAATGGGCACATGTGATCACACGGTACCCACACTTCACTCAAGGTGTCCCGGCTTCACACTGCCACCGCCCACACCGACTCACCTTGAGTATATACTTGTCTGGGTGTAGTTCATAGTTTTTGCCTCCTAGCTTCAGGTAGACCGTGGGCAGGCTGGACACCTTCTCACAAGGAATCATATACTAAGATACACAAGAGAGAAGAATGTGGTATTGAAGGTATGGTCTCGGGAACCCTCTCTGCCTGCTGGCCAGCCCACACAGGCCAGTAGCTTACCTCACCCTGGATAAGAGGCACTGCCCCGATGGCCTTCTGCAGCTCCTTCACCTCTTCCACAGGCCCCACCAGAAGAGATGTCCCTGTGTCCACAATAGCCTCACAGCCTCCCTTGCACAGGGTCAGCTCATTGCCCACCTCCAACCTATGAGGCAAATATGTATCAGTCACTTTACCCTGTCACAGGTGAGTATAGGGCATAGCTTGTCTAGACCCTGCCTTGGAAGACACCTGCTTTTTTTGCCCAGGCTTCCCGCACATCACCCCTACATAATACTCCCAGCCCCCAGCGACACCCACGACTCACTGGTCCATGTGCACCTGCCAGTAGGCCTTTCGAGTGACGTTCAGGTAGGACAGCTCCCCGTGGTAGTACTTGGAGTCAGTGCCACCAAGCATTAGTTCTCCTCCGGGTTGCCCTTCTGGGTCCCTAGGAGGAAGTAAGTGATCAGCTTCTACCCACTAGTTCAGAAGTGTCAGCAAAGGATCAGACATCAGAAGGAAGGTGATTAAGTGGGGCAACCAAGGAGGGCTCCCCTGCGGAGAGACCTGGGGAACTGTTGAGGACAAGGTGGACCTGCTCTGAAAGGAACGTCCTTAGCCTCAGCTATTCCATTCTGAGTGTAAGTAGCAAAAAGAATGACTCTATTATCTTATTTACACAAGCAAATTCCCACCTCTTAGCGCACCAGGAGAAACGAACTGATAAAACCACAACTGAAACTATCGGATCCTAGCTCGTACAGACTCCAGCTTATCAGTCACACCAGAAATGACAGCCCCCCTCACCTGGGATTTACAAAGGGACAACCTAAGACTGAAATGCAGCAAGCCTACCGACAAGCCTGGTCCAGGAATTCTGTCATTGGCAAAGAACCCTTGGTTCTGTCCCCAGGGTGTAGGCTCAAacagattctcctgcctttgaACTCAGTACACTTCCAAAGTGACCCTGAAAAAGGTCTGTCACCAAAACCTGCAACTGACATTTCTGTGCCTGTGACCACTTCTTATGCAGTTCCCTACTCTTCCCTGTGTTTATATCAGCTCTCTACTTCCAACTTCTATACAGCGTCTCCAGGCTCTGCAGCCCTTTCTTAGCTAGTCTGGAACCTGAACATATAGACAGTATTGGGTGAAGGGTAACATGTGAGCTCTtagtatttttaattaagatttgAAAACtggcaagagagatggctcagtggctaaaagagCTTGCTGTTCTTAGAGAGgactgagttcacttcccagctcctaggaatccaacaccctcttcctgGCCTCCACTGGCAACTGCATTCAGACGAACATACTCCCACGcagacacacatttaaaaaaaaatcagaataaaagAATCAGTAATGCCAACGGTTGGCTATCAAATAAATTTGGGACTCCTTGGCAAATTACAGTAAATAAAACGTATTTAGTATGTATAATTCGAGTTAATAAATTCTAACACTGTTGAAAGACAGAAACATGCCTGTATATGTTTCTGACCTGACACATTCATGATGCCCTGCCTGGCCAGGGATAAGCCTAGGGCTCACCCAGCCTAGGGCTCGGATCCTAAGCTAAGTTCCCATTCTGCATCTGCTGCCCTGTTGAGGATCCTTGGCCCTATAGATATAGGCTTCCAGCCCAGTCCCACAAAAGCTGCTGGGTACAGCTGGCCCTTCTCTTCAGGATGTTGGCTGGGGGTGATCAGGGCCAGCCATTGATAGCCAAGCTCAAGGCTGAGAGTCAGGCTGGAGCTGAGGGACAGGGATGCTCTCTGCCTGGCAAAACCCAAGGCAGGCTTCTAAGAGGAAGCCAGGGTCACGGTCCTGAGAAGCTGAGCTGGCTTCAGCCATGGACATAGCACTTGCTATCACTCTGCTTCTCCTGTAAACATTTCTCTCAACTCCCCTACACAATACCTTCAAACAGAACACAGGGAGAGTGGTCTGTACCTACAGCAGTAAATGTTCTTCAGCAACCAGCGAGTAAGTATGCAAGCTTGCCACCTCCGACCTGAGGGGCCTGGGTAATGTGTCACATCTGGCCAGGCATCACTCTGGGGCACGATTACCCAAAGCTGAAGGGAAGCTTTCATCTCAGGAGCTGCCGTCCTGGCAGGCCTCTGTAACCATCTTCCTCCTGGCCCATGGATCCCTCAGCCTCACCCTGTTCTCTTGCCTAAGTCTCCACCTTGGCCTGGCTTTGGCTTGTCATCACCTCTGCAATCCCGGGTGGAAACACAATGGGTACTGGCCCTGCCTCTCCTCACCTCGCCCACGTTCCACCCACACTGCCTGGTCACAGAGCCGCAGCCTCTTTGCCCCTCACTCTGCTGGTTTCACACCTGCCTACTTAGCAGCCACACCTCTGGGTCACCAGCCGGGGGACCCAGCTGGCAGAGTAAGTGCCCTGGGGCCCAGGCTGTAACTACCACATCCTTTCCTAGTTGCTGAGCCTGGGGGGCTCCTCCTAGGAGACAGGCTCCAGCAAGGGGGATGTGTATCCTGAGATCGTAGAACAGAGCCCTGAGACTTAGAGGCAAGTGTTACTTGTGGGCCACTTGCCCCAAGGCACCATGGGACTGGGAAAAGACAGGTCTCCAGGCTTCAACCTGGccaacttgtttttgttttctgagagaacATCTCTTGATGTCTCTGGCTATCCCCGAACTCAGAgagaccctcctgcttctgctgcttgagtgctggaattaaaggcacgtgTCATTACACCCAGACCGCCTAACTTCTGGGCACCTACCTATTCTAGGAAGCAGAGGCCCTCGAAGTCAATGACCCTATTTATTCATCCACACCCCTACCTCTAGGGAGCCACTCTGCCCAGAGCTAAGCTGGGTAGTTACCATTTAAACATGGGAGAAGCAAAACTAGAAGACTTTGGGCTAGCATGGGGCCAGTAAGCCTCAACAAGGGGCTAGGGTTCAGGCCTAGAGAGCATGGGGTGGGCATTTGAAGGTTACCCTTGCTAGACATGCAAGTAAGTCAGCCCAGAAAAGGAAGGTGTGGTCAGCAGCAGCAACTCAGAGCAGTAGGCCACCTACTTACACCCCATCCACACCCAGGAGCTAAACCCAGAGAGTGAGGAGCCCCATACACCCAGCTGCCCATCTTGTAAAGTTCCTAAACAAGACTGTTGGACAGGCCTGCTGGAAGCTCCTTGCAAGGGTGTgtgcagggagggggaagggtgtgTGTAGGGAGGAGGAAGGGTGTGTGCAGGGAGGGGGTCTCACTTGTACTGAGGAGGGGGGAGATCGCTGCTAACAGAAAAGTTCCCAAATCTCTCAGGGAGCGACACCCCTCCTCCTCCAAGGACACTCTCAATGTATAACCCAGGGCTCTTAGTCCTCCCCAGTGACTCCTGACCTTGTCCTAGGGAAGGTTCCTGGACCCTGTCCCCAGAGCGGTGTCACAGAAAGTTCATACCCATGTCTTTCCTAGCAACCAGCAGCCCAGAGACCACATCTGCTCTCACCAGTGCCTGGATCCCAGCAGCTCAGACTCTGACCCAGGCAACCAGCATCTCCTGACTGAAGTCCCTGGCTCATGGCTTTCTCTCCCAAGCAGGTAAAGTAACTAACTCCTACCTACCAGATACCCTTAGGTCTGATGCCACGGCCAAGCCTACAGCACAGACTCTTAAGTCCCATCTATATCCTTTGCCCTGAAGCAGAGCTCAAGGGAGGGTAAGAGCCACGCCTCTCCTGCTGCACCTgttcaggtagaaggagaagatGTTCTTGTCCACCAGCTTCTGTTGCATCAGGTTGTCAAAGACCGGAAGCACGTTGTTAACAGAGATATGAGGGTAGCCCATGCCCAAGATGCCATCAAACTTGGCTGCAACAAATACGATTCCAGGCTGCTTGGTGGCTTCTCCAAAGATCTGTTTCTCCACCTTGATACCTCTTGCCTTTGACTGGTCAGACTTACATGGAACCTGCAAGCCAGAACATATACAACACAGCTGATATTTCCCCTCAGGGCAGTCAAAAGAGCAGAATGTAGACAGAATGTTTGACACAGCCACACAGCTGAAGACAAGGACACAGTGTTCCTCTCTGAGATACTTAGGAGGACTTTGTGCTAACTAGACACGAGAAGCAGGCGAGAGACGATACTGCCTCAGCTCCCACCTTGCCTACACCCTCCCACATCTATATCCACTAGGACAGTGTAGTTCTTGCCCTTGGACTTGGGGACAAGCCACTGAGCCTGCAGCCTGAGCAGCTGGGTAAACCCACAACTGTCACCGTGAAGCCACACTCTTTCTGCCTACCATCAGCCTGTCCCACAAAGCTGTGGCTGCAGATAGAACCAGAGCAGGAAGTGGAAAGAGCTGCTGCTGAGAACATGTCGGAAGACGGTAACACAGGCGGCTAACATCCTGTGCACTGAGGGGCCCCTGAGAAGTACCACAAGGAACCCTCCACAGACAGGGAAAGGGCAGAGCCAGGTACAGGGTACTACACCACCCAGACAAAGGCCAGGTAAGCAGGATGCTAGCTGGACTCCTAGCCAGGTGACAGGATTTGCAGCTTCCTGCCCCATCCTGGCAGGATTGATCTCTGGTCCCTGCAACCCTGCTGTCCTGATGCAAACCCAGGAGTGAATGGCCTCTCCTTTAAAGAAGGCTAAAACGATAAGATCTTCCTACAGACAAAGAGCCCAGTCCAGACACTCTCCCTCCTGGCTCCTTCACAGTACTTGTTCCAACACAGATAGGGTTTTCCAACCCAACTCAGCCTCAACAAGCTTCGGAACCCTTTCCATCCCCAGGCCTGGCCCCTTGGCCCAGACCTTCCTCAAGGCCTTCTGAAGACAGTATGCTGGCAGCTAAGAGgttgtggcacacatctttaatcccagcacttgggaggcagaggcaggcagagctctgtgagcttgaggctagcctgatctacagagtcatttccaagacagccagggctacacagagaaacccttctgAAAAgccaacaagaaagaaagaaaaaaaagactctgCTTGCACCTCAATCTAAAGCATCCTGCACAGTCCTCCTGAGCTAGTGCCAGTGTCCCCAACCCCAGCAGCTGAGCCAGTGTCCCCAACCCTAGCAGCAGATTTGCTCATGGCTCACTCACCAGGCCAGGCTGTGTCAGCAGTCGTTCAGGGTGGCAGTCCCCACTAGCTGACACTGCATGTCCCACCTTTGACTCTTCCCCTCACTCTGCCAACCCTGAGAACTCTTGACTGTCCCTCCAGCTGCACACATTGAGGCTGCCCAGTCCCATGTCCTTCCCATCTGCTCCCTCATCACTTGGCATGCTGGGCTCTCCTGCTCCAGGGCCTTTGCTCAAACAGCATCCTAATGGTCTAGCCTCTGCTCCCAATCACTCAGCGCTACCATAGTCGTCCCAATTCAGCAGCTATCTTGGGTGGTTGGAGTTGGGCTAGGGACACCATGCCCTCTCCCCTCAGCTGTAGTTGCTCACATGATGAACCCCTTGCCATGACAGGGCCTCTGAGCTCCAAGGACAGGCCCCAGGGACTCACCGATACAGTGTCCTGGCTCAGGTACCCAGAGAGGCTTCCTGAGCCGTAGTGGATGTCAAAGGACGTGCCGTTCTTCACATAGGTGCTGGACTTGTCACTGTTGTACTTATGGTGGACCCCTGCAGGGGAACAGGCCTGTTAGTCTGCTTGCCTCCCCCGGGGTGCTGTGGGGCCAGTAGCTCAGGCTAACTCTCCAATTTGGCCCATGGCCATGACCTATGCCCATACACTGAGGACCCCTGGACCATGGGCTATATATGCAAAGCCTTGGTCTTGGCCTTACAGGCTACCCAGCCCTCAGCTTGTTCTATCATTGACCagcaaagatccccagcttctaTACCAAAGCTGCAGCTGACAAGACCTGGTAAGTGAGTACTTCAGGGCAGAAGAGAAGAACAGGGCCTGTTTGATGTATTGTCCAGGAGGTGGTCTATATCCAGGCACCAGCAAATCGTAAGCCCAACCTGCCTCCCACAGCCTCAACTATATTTCAACTCTCTTTAAAAGTTGAACTTCAAAGGCAGGACTAGTGGTCAGGCAGGCCTGGCCCTCCGCAAGGCCAGCCATGAataaaggaaggcaggaaggcccCTCTGCTGTTTCAGAGTATCACACCTGACTGAAGGATGGGACTAGAACCCCACTCTCTGGAGAGAGGGAAATAGATATTAGCTGCTCATGGATTCTCACAGAAGGGCCTCTGTCACCCTGATTGTTCCAAAGGCCACTGAGCATGGCTGAGAGTGTAACATAGCAGAGCCAGAGCACCCCAGAGCCAGGCATCTCAAAGGGTCCCAGGAGAGAGGACAGCAGAGAGACTCACAGCAGGCTATGTCAAGTATCTTGCAATGAATGGAGGGGACCCACAGGTTAGAGGAGCCAGTATCAAAGACGACTGTGAAACACTGCGGCGGGGTTCCGATGCCGATATCGCCATAGTACTGGGCCTAGGGAAGAAATAATGTTCATCAAGGTAAGAGGAGGTACCTGAGAGGCCTCTGGCTGTATATAGAACACCAAATCTGAAAGGCCCAGGCTGAGGGAGGGAGTGCCCTGGGGTCCAGGCCTCAGCTAGAACATGTATCTCCAACTACTAGACCCCGAATAGGGAAAGGGACTCCCAAGAATAGATTGCAGAAGAGTAGGCCTGAGACCCAGTACTGAACTCCAGGACTCTAGGCCCCTTTACCTACTGTACTGTGGGGCCGGGAAAAACTGGGCACGTGGAAGGTGAGACTAGTGGTCAGGCAGGCCTGGCCCTCCGCAAGCCCAGCCATGAGTAAAGGTAGGCAGGAAGGCCCCTCTGCTGTTTCAGAATGTCACCCTGACTGAAGGCCTTAATCCCTGCCTGGCCCTGCTCTACAGGTCTTAGACTGGAGACTGTCCTGTGGAATAAATGAGAGGGGCCACCATGGGGGCAACACTACTGGCCCCAAATTAGTCACTGCGTCAGAGCAAAGAAACCTGGCCTTGGTTTCCCATTTATTCACACAGACAGCAGAGTCCACCAGGCCTGCCAACTTCAGAGGCTAGGCATGCACAGAGGTTTCCAAATCCTCTGAGGGGAAGCCCAGTTGTTAACTAGTGGTGGTGggtcattcatattctctctgccCAGGAAGGAGCTGAGCCACTGGTGGATACCAGAACCAGGGTCCAATCCCATTTAACAACAGAGAGTGTCAGAAAACCCTAGAGAAGTAATTGGTGGGAGGGGTACAGGGGGGTTACTCAGCAAACTGTACTTTGCACGTGCGTAAGCCTGTCTAGGAAATAGCTGGCTAGACCCAGACAGATCGACCTTCTTCACGAAGTCACAAGCCTGGGTCTCATGTTTCCTGTCACTGCCATAGCTTGGGTCAGACGAGACAGAGGCACTGCCAATTTAGCCCAGTGGACTACAAAGCCCAGAGCtgcaaagtcatccttggcttatacgactgggggtggggtggagggggtaATGGGCGGGGCAGGGACATAAGAGATGCCAGGCTGTGGCCCAGAACCTTCCACAGAGCTCGGACCAGCTCACCATGTGACTTCCAGAAATGTTTCTCCTCGGGGCCTACATTCCCTCCGAGGAGAGTGGGCTGCTGAGCCAGACCTGTAACCTCAACCATTCGGGAGGCCAAGATATGAGGATGGTAAATTCAAAGCTAGCTTGGGCAATTATGTCAAAAGTAAGAAAAAGGAGCGGGTACAGTGGTAGAGTTTGCCTAATATAAGGTACAAGGCCCTAGTCGGTTCAACcccagagaaagggggaagggaagcacTAAAGAGCCGGGGGCAGGTTGATCTTGGGAAAATGGCAAAGGGGATCAGAGACCTCTCCTAGAACTTGTACAGAGGGAGGCACCAGCAAGGTGGACCTATATAGGTCCAGTAACTCTCTCCCAGACTCCCACCAGGCTAGGTTTGGTTCTAGGCTGCTCTGTCAGCATGGGACAGTCCTAAGGATGAGAGTCATTCCCAGCAGTAGCTGAACTGAGAGATCTATGTTCAAGACTTAATGTGGGGCTGGAAAGGTGTCGCTCAGGGACTAAGTACTTGCCTATCCTACAGGGGGTCCCTAGACTCAGTCCTAGCACCACCCCACCCTATTCCccctcaaaaaggaaaagaatctcagacccagaaagaaccTTTTGCAAATACCAAGCAATGCCACCCTAACCCATCCTTTAGTCTGAGCATTTCAGAGAAGCAAGGATTCTAGGATGGCAAGAATGAGGGGCTGTTAAGCAAGGAATGGTGTATTGTGGGTGGGCTTCCATGAAGAAC
This Mus musculus strain C57BL/6J chromosome 7, GRCm38.p6 C57BL/6J DNA region includes the following protein-coding sequences:
- the Ctsd gene encoding cathepsin D precursor, with protein sequence MKTPGVLLLILGLLASSSFAIIRIPLRKFTSIRRTMTEVGGSVEDLILKGPITKYSMQSSPKTTEPVSELLKNYLDAQYYGDIGIGTPPQCFTVVFDTGSSNLWVPSIHCKILDIACWVHHKYNSDKSSTYVKNGTSFDIHYGSGSLSGYLSQDTVSVPCKSDQSKARGIKVEKQIFGEATKQPGIVFVAAKFDGILGMGYPHISVNNVLPVFDNLMQQKLVDKNIFSFYLNRDPEGQPGGELMLGGTDSKYYHGELSYLNVTRKAYWQVHMDQLEVGNELTLCKGGCEAIVDTGTSLLVGPVEEVKELQKAIGAVPLIQGEYMIPCEKVSSLPTVYLKLGGKNYELHPDKYILKVSQGGKTICLSGFMGMDIPPPSGPLWILGDVFIGSYYTVFDRDNNRVGFANAVVL